The nucleotide window CATGCTTTGCTCTCAATGATTTTGAGAAAAAAGAAATCTCTATCGCCAAGAAATCAAGTTTACATAAAAATGTCGCTATTACTGACCTCTATAGTCATGAATTCAAATGTTGGGTGCAACTGCAAGGACGATTCAAGCAACGATATAAAATGCACATATTGAATAATTATCAATGGTTCGAATTGATTAAATCCTTTGCTGCCTCAAAAGCAGTCATTACCGGTAGGCATCATGCTATCTGCGCTTGTCTACTGGCAAAAACCCCTTTTGTTCCAATCAAAAGTAATAGTCATAAAATAGAAGGACTTCTCTTGTCGGCCAATGCTAATATTCCGATTGCAAGTACTGCCAATCAAATTGAAAACATACTTTCTGAAGTCCTAGAGGGAAAATACAATCACGAATACGAAAAATGCTATCAATGGCTAGATAGTTTTACAATTAATGATGCTATTCCATTGCCATAATTTTGTGCACTATATTGACCGCTCACAAGTCAAAATTTCGCGAAGACACGAAAAGGGCCACTTAATTCTATTTCGTTAATCAAAAGCCCTTTTCAGCGAGACGCGTTATAACGATTAAACCAAATTATGCACCAAGGCTACTGCTGAATGGCGATAATAAAACGTCTTCTCCATATAATAAAGATCATTTAGTCTCGCCCGAAGCTCTCAAACCGCCGCAATCGGCAACCTTAAGGCGGCGGTGGTTAAGTAAATTCCTTTCTAGAATGTTGGGTGAATAACAGAACCACTAAAATCGGAATAATTGAATCTAATGCAGGTCAATTTTAAGCCGCTTGTAGAAGCCTATCGGCACGAATTCAGCAATTGGGTCTCAGCCGGGCCGGTCCGAAGCTGCAGACAAGATCGCCATCAACGGTGACCCGGCAACAGGCATCCACTGCTGAAGGGTCCAATCCACAAGGCCACGGGCAATCATCGGATCACCCCGCAACAACGCAAGAGCCTGCGCATAACTTTCGGCCTCGACCATTAAGAGACCACCCCCACCAGGTAGGCCCTTCCCGTCCACCAGAAACCCCGTGGTGATGACAGTCCCAGACTCCAGCCGCTCCTCAACCCAGGCCCGGTGAGCCTCCAGGTGAGACCGCCTCTGCTCAACAGACAGGGCGGCCGTTTCAGGCGTGAAGGTTTCGTGTTTGACGAACCAGGGCATGGAAAACGCCCCGTTCAGGCTGCCACTGCTTGCTGATCGACAAGCCCCATCACGGCCCGTTCACTCGGCGGGATCAACACCTTGAAGCGTGTTTTCGCAGCAGCCCAGTCGGCCAACAACGCCGAAGCCTTGGCGCTGCCGGTAGCAGCCACGTGGGCTTCCAGCAGCTCTTTGAGCGTGGATTCCTGCTGCGCCGTGGTGAGACTGCACACCTCAACAATCTCAGGATTGACCCGAGGAAGGACGCGGTCGCCCTCATCCAGCAGGAAGGTGACTCCACCGGTCATACCAGCCCCAACGTTGCGGCCGGTGCCGCCCAGCACCACCACCACACCACCGGTCATGTACTCACAGCAATGGTCGCCAGCTCCCTCAACCACGGTGCGTGCCCCGCTGTTACGCACCCCAAAGCGCTCACCAGCGCGACCAAGAGCAAACAGCTCACCGCCTGTGGCGCCATAGAGGCAGGTGTTGCCGAGAATCACCTGATCGCCAGGATTGGAGCAGCCGTCGGACGGCACCAGGCTGATGCGACCGCTGTTCATACCCTTGCCCACATAGTCGTTGGCTTCCCCTTCCAGGCGCACGTTCATGCCTTTCACCAGGAAGGCACCGAAGCTCTGGCCGGCAGCGCCTTGGAAGGTGAGGTTGAGCTGGCCATCGAAGCCACGGTTGCCGTGGCGCTGGGCGATCTCACCGGCCAGACGTGCCCCGACACTGCGGTCGGTGTTGATGATCGTGATTGTGCGGCTCAGAGACTCGTGGCGTTCCACCGCCTCCATTAGCTCGGCATCAGCCAGCAGCTCATCTTCAAGGATCGGCCCATTGCCATGGGCTTCAGCGCTGTGGCGGAGCCAAGAGCGGTCTTCTGAACCCTGGATCGGTGCCAACAGGCTGGAGAGATCCACACCCCGAGTTTTGGCCAGATCCACCGCACGGGGTTGAAGCAGATCGCTGCGGCCGATCAAATCTTCGATTTTGGCCACACCGAGGATGCTCAGCAGCTGACGCACTTCTTCCGCCACATACCAGAAGAAATTCACCACGTGCTCGGGCACACCGGTGAAACGCTTGCGCAGAGCCTCTTTCTGAGTGGCCACACCCACCGGGCAATTGTTGGTGTGGCAGACGCGGGCCATGATGCAGCCCTCGGCGATCATCGCCACTGAGCCGAACCCATACTCTTCAGCGCCAAGCAGGGCTGCGATCACCACATCCCAGCCGGTCTTGAGGCCGCCATCCGCACGCAGCAGCACCCGATCCCGCAGGCCGTTCTCGAGCAGGCTTCGGTGCACCTCGGTGAGGCCCAGTTCCCATGGGCTGCCGGCATGCTTGATCGAACTCAGCGGCGAGGCCCCGGTACCACCGTCGTGTCCAGAAATCTGAATCACATCGGCATTGGCCTTGGCCACCCCGGCGGCGATCGTGCCGATGCCGATCTCGGCCACCAGCTTCACGCTCACAGGCGCTTTC belongs to Synechococcus sp. WH 7805 and includes:
- a CDS encoding polysaccharide pyruvyl transferase family protein produces the protein MIQIINAKEPVQQKYCNTDLCVMRKIFLFGNHSNCHCGSKAVWQTLKDYLVKNKYFIVDSLDEADMVIINGEGSMHHNSRDCRIKLNMIETVASLGKNISLINTVWQDNSASNVGDKLKYISKIVTREVMSCKDLEQSHNIYSTVAPDIACFALNDFEKKEISIAKKSSLHKNVAITDLYSHEFKCWVQLQGRFKQRYKMHILNNYQWFELIKSFAASKAVITGRHHAICACLLAKTPFVPIKSNSHKIEGLLLSANANIPIASTANQIENILSEVLEGKYNHEYEKCYQWLDSFTINDAIPLP
- a CDS encoding YciI family protein is translated as MPWFVKHETFTPETAALSVEQRRSHLEAHRAWVEERLESGTVITTGFLVDGKGLPGGGGLLMVEAESYAQALALLRGDPMIARGLVDWTLQQWMPVAGSPLMAILSAASDRPG